One genomic window of Burkholderia diffusa includes the following:
- a CDS encoding DUF695 domain-containing protein, translating into MTDAWGTFPARMGDHQAFISFNHGFAEIAESDPRTSLLSVRVALEHPTPDGLPSSDEFAGLTKIEDLLDAAVTAKNGVQVGRITVDGNQDFLFYVPFDEEAAAGIVDSLAEHTTYALQYAYQDDPDKETYWRTLYPTDDDWQLMRDMRVLDALRQKGDASDVSRRVMHWAYFPDPSDAHQFADWAESKGYLVESVAPTEDGKSAVRFAHEGTMALADITRHTLDINREVRSLGGEYDGWETSVEQTG; encoded by the coding sequence ATGACCGACGCCTGGGGAACCTTCCCAGCCAGAATGGGCGACCATCAGGCCTTCATCAGCTTCAATCACGGCTTTGCCGAAATCGCCGAAAGCGATCCGCGCACGTCGCTGCTCAGCGTGCGTGTCGCGCTCGAACATCCGACGCCCGACGGCCTGCCGAGCAGCGACGAGTTCGCCGGTCTGACGAAAATCGAGGATCTGCTGGATGCCGCAGTGACCGCGAAAAACGGTGTGCAGGTCGGCCGCATCACGGTCGACGGCAACCAGGATTTTCTGTTCTACGTGCCGTTCGACGAGGAAGCCGCGGCCGGGATCGTCGACTCGCTGGCCGAGCACACGACCTACGCGCTTCAGTACGCCTACCAGGACGATCCGGACAAGGAAACGTACTGGCGCACGCTCTACCCGACCGACGACGACTGGCAACTGATGCGCGACATGCGCGTGCTCGATGCGCTGCGGCAGAAAGGCGACGCGAGCGACGTGAGCCGGCGCGTGATGCACTGGGCCTACTTCCCCGACCCGAGCGATGCACACCAGTTCGCCGACTGGGCCGAGTCGAAAGGCTATCTGGTCGAATCGGTCGCGCCGACCGAGGACGGCAAATCGGCCGTGCGGTTTGCGCACGAAGGCACGATGGCGCTGGCCGACATCACGCGCCATACGCTCGACATCAATCGCGAGGTGCGCTCGCTCGGCGGCGAATACGACGGCTGGGAAACCAGCGTCGAGCAGACGGGTTGA
- a CDS encoding VOC family protein yields the protein MATSVNPIPEGMRTLTPHLICAGAAEAIDFYKRAFNATERFRLPTPDGRLAHACLAIGDSTLMLVDEMPEHGALGPKTLNGTPVCLHLFVPDTDAAIAQAVAAGATVRMPAADMFWGDRYGQVEDPFGHRWSIATHQRDLTPEQIAEAMASAPPCGS from the coding sequence ATGGCCACGTCCGTCAACCCGATCCCGGAAGGGATGCGCACGCTGACCCCGCATCTGATCTGCGCCGGCGCCGCCGAAGCCATCGACTTCTACAAGCGTGCGTTCAACGCGACCGAACGATTTCGCCTGCCGACCCCGGACGGCCGGCTCGCGCACGCGTGCCTTGCAATCGGTGACTCGACGCTGATGCTCGTCGATGAAATGCCGGAGCACGGTGCACTCGGGCCGAAGACGCTGAACGGCACGCCGGTCTGCCTCCACTTGTTCGTGCCGGACACCGATGCGGCGATCGCGCAGGCCGTCGCGGCCGGCGCGACCGTCAGGATGCCGGCCGCCGACATGTTCTGGGGCGATCGCTATGGCCAGGTGGAGGATCCGTTCGGCCATCGCTGGTCGATCGCGACCCACCAGCGCGACCTGACGCCCGAGCAGATCGCGGAAGCGATGGCGAGCGCGCCGCCGTGCGGAAGCTGA
- a CDS encoding sensor domain-containing diguanylate cyclase, with translation MQIAPKPVDEAARLETLHSLSILDTPPEERFDRLTRLARRLFDVPIALVSLVDENRQWFKSHSGLDATQTSRDVSFCAHALLADETMVIQDARNDDRFHDNPLVTGQPGIRFYAGRPLAAPNGAPVGTLCLIDTRPRELSVDDLALLGDLAHMTEREIAALHLATTDELTQLTNRRGFEILARHVLSLCERLGRHAVLLFFDLNDFKAINDRFGHAEGDRALKVFADTLTGALRDSDVIARLGGDEFVVLLSASHPADVGEPIERVTQALALRNAADARGYSIRFSVGYVAYDAARHRAVADLLESADRRMYEDKLRGKAAGA, from the coding sequence ATGCAGATTGCTCCCAAACCGGTCGACGAGGCGGCCCGGCTCGAGACGCTTCATTCACTGTCGATCCTCGACACTCCGCCGGAAGAACGGTTCGACCGTCTCACGCGCCTCGCGCGCCGGTTGTTCGACGTTCCAATCGCACTCGTCAGCCTCGTCGACGAGAACCGCCAGTGGTTCAAGAGTCATTCGGGTCTCGACGCCACGCAGACCTCGCGTGATGTTTCGTTCTGCGCACACGCGCTGCTCGCGGACGAAACGATGGTGATCCAGGACGCGCGCAACGACGATCGCTTCCACGACAATCCGCTCGTCACCGGCCAGCCCGGCATCCGCTTCTACGCGGGCCGGCCGCTTGCCGCGCCGAACGGCGCACCCGTCGGCACGCTGTGCCTGATCGACACGCGACCGCGCGAACTCTCCGTCGACGACCTCGCGCTGCTCGGCGATCTCGCGCATATGACCGAGCGCGAAATCGCGGCGCTGCATCTCGCGACGACCGACGAGCTGACCCAACTGACGAACCGGCGCGGCTTCGAGATTCTCGCGCGCCACGTGCTGAGCCTCTGCGAGCGCCTGGGCCGGCACGCGGTTCTGCTGTTCTTCGACCTGAACGACTTCAAGGCGATCAACGACCGCTTCGGACACGCCGAAGGCGACCGCGCGCTCAAGGTCTTTGCGGACACGCTCACCGGTGCGCTGCGCGACAGCGATGTAATCGCACGGCTCGGCGGCGACGAATTCGTCGTGCTGCTGAGCGCCAGCCATCCGGCCGACGTCGGCGAGCCGATCGAGCGCGTCACGCAGGCGCTCGCGCTGCGCAACGCGGCCGACGCACGCGGCTATTCGATCCGGTTCAGTGTCGGCTACGTCGCATACGATGCCGCGCGACATCGCGCGGTGGCCGACCTGCTCGAATCGGCCGATCGCCGCATGTACGAGGACAAACTGCGCGGCAAAGCCGCCGGCGCCTGA
- a CDS encoding phospholipase D family protein, translated as MLSRQRLAAACLAATLLATPFAAFGKTHNESLLQQAIDFIAQLLPAPTHEAPATQVVESAFSPDGGAEALVLKAIGAARTSIRVAAYSFTSPPVTRALLAAKRRGVNVAVVVDDKGNRAKSSKQALNLLVNAGIPTRTIDAYAIHHDKYVVVDAEHVETGSFNYSASAASRNSENVVVVWNNPQLASRYLAHWQSRFDQGTPYRSSY; from the coding sequence ATGTTGTCGCGCCAACGCCTCGCCGCCGCCTGTCTCGCCGCCACCCTGCTCGCCACACCTTTCGCCGCCTTCGGCAAGACGCACAACGAATCGCTGCTGCAGCAGGCGATCGACTTCATCGCGCAACTTCTGCCGGCTCCGACACATGAGGCGCCCGCCACGCAGGTCGTCGAATCTGCGTTCTCGCCCGATGGCGGTGCCGAGGCGCTCGTGCTGAAAGCAATCGGCGCCGCGCGCACCTCGATTCGCGTGGCCGCCTACTCGTTCACGTCGCCGCCCGTCACGCGCGCGCTGCTTGCCGCGAAACGGCGCGGCGTGAATGTCGCGGTCGTCGTGGACGACAAGGGCAATCGCGCGAAGAGCAGCAAGCAGGCACTGAACCTGCTCGTCAACGCGGGCATCCCGACACGCACGATCGACGCCTATGCGATCCACCACGACAAGTATGTCGTGGTCGATGCCGAACATGTCGAGACGGGCTCGTTCAACTACAGCGCGTCGGCAGCCAGCCGCAACTCCGAGAACGTCGTCGTGGTCTGGAACAATCCGCAGCTCGCGTCGCGCTACCTTGCGCATTGGCAAAGCCGCTTCGACCAGGGCACGCCGTACCGCTCGTCGTACTGA
- a CDS encoding winged helix-turn-helix transcriptional regulator, which produces MKWDDIGTLNCSVARTLAVLGDRWTMLILRNAFLGCRRFDAFQTQLGLTRHVLAERLARLVDEGVLVKRAYQERPPRFEYRLTEKGLDLYPALLALMTWGDRWKDDGQGPPVQLRHRACGQLMHAVPVCSACGEPLDAHDVQPEPGPGWIAREATGPLDA; this is translated from the coding sequence ATGAAATGGGATGACATCGGCACGCTGAACTGTTCGGTCGCGCGCACGCTCGCCGTGCTCGGCGATCGGTGGACCATGCTGATCCTGCGCAACGCGTTTCTCGGCTGCCGCCGCTTCGATGCGTTCCAGACGCAACTGGGCCTCACGCGCCACGTACTGGCCGAACGTCTCGCGCGCCTCGTCGACGAAGGCGTGCTGGTCAAGCGCGCATATCAGGAGCGCCCGCCACGTTTCGAATACCGGTTGACGGAAAAAGGCCTCGACCTCTACCCGGCCCTGCTCGCACTGATGACATGGGGCGATCGCTGGAAGGACGACGGCCAGGGGCCGCCGGTGCAATTGCGCCATCGCGCCTGTGGTCAGCTGATGCATGCAGTCCCGGTGTGCTCGGCGTGCGGCGAGCCGCTCGACGCGCACGACGTGCAGCCGGAGCCCGGGCCCGGATGGATCGCACGCGAGGCGACCGGACCGCTCGATGCCTGA
- a CDS encoding PaaI family thioesterase: MNPLSLSGLELLRAAAAGDLPLASISETIPMRPLGVELGYVKMSARADGRHLNPLGGVHGGFAATVLDSVTGCAVHSMLDAGVGYGTVDLHVKMLRPVPRDVELIAEGRVIHLSRSLGVAEGTLKTPDDKIVAHASATCFIQRPQ, translated from the coding sequence ATGAATCCGCTTTCCCTGTCCGGTCTCGAACTGCTGCGCGCGGCAGCGGCCGGCGATCTGCCGCTCGCGTCGATCTCGGAAACGATCCCGATGCGGCCGCTGGGCGTCGAGCTCGGTTACGTGAAGATGTCCGCGCGTGCGGACGGCCGGCACCTGAATCCGCTCGGCGGCGTGCATGGCGGGTTCGCCGCAACGGTGCTCGATTCGGTCACGGGATGCGCGGTGCATTCGATGCTCGATGCGGGCGTTGGTTACGGCACTGTCGACCTGCATGTGAAAATGCTGCGTCCCGTGCCGCGCGACGTCGAACTGATCGCGGAGGGGCGCGTGATTCACCTGTCGCGTTCGCTCGGCGTCGCGGAAGGCACGCTGAAGACGCCCGACGACAAGATCGTTGCGCACGCATCGGCGACCTGCTTCATTCAGCGGCCGCAGTGA
- a CDS encoding NADP(H)-dependent aldo-keto reductase: protein MEYRTLGDSGIEVSLIGLGTMTWGEQNSERDAHEQIDYALGQGVTLIDTAEMYPVPPKPDTQGRTEQYIGTWLAQHRAQRDRIVLATKIAGPARQPHNPRHIRGEGNQFDRKNLTEALDGSLKRLQTDYVDLYQLHWPDRSTTTFGRPAYPWVDDAYTVPIEETLGVLAEFVKAGKVRAIGVSNETPWGVAKFLRAAEKLGLPRVASIQNPYSLLNRTFENGLSEFTHRDGVGLLAYSPLAFGWLSGKYENGARPAGARITLFERFQRYSKPQAVEATSRYVALAKRHGLSPAQLALAFVNSRPFVRSNLVGATSLAQLKENIGSVDVTLSDEILAEIDALHERQPNPAP from the coding sequence ATGGAATACCGCACACTCGGCGATTCGGGCATCGAGGTCAGCCTGATCGGCCTCGGCACGATGACGTGGGGCGAGCAGAATTCTGAACGCGACGCCCACGAGCAGATCGATTACGCGCTCGGGCAGGGCGTTACGCTGATCGATACCGCGGAGATGTACCCTGTGCCGCCGAAGCCCGATACCCAGGGGCGCACGGAGCAGTACATCGGCACCTGGCTCGCGCAGCATCGTGCCCAGCGCGACCGGATCGTGCTCGCGACGAAGATCGCGGGCCCGGCCCGGCAGCCGCACAATCCGCGCCATATTCGCGGCGAAGGCAATCAGTTCGACCGCAAGAACCTCACCGAGGCGCTCGACGGCAGCCTCAAGCGCCTGCAGACCGACTATGTCGACCTGTACCAGCTGCACTGGCCCGATCGCAGCACGACGACGTTCGGCCGCCCCGCATATCCGTGGGTCGATGATGCATATACGGTGCCGATCGAGGAAACGCTCGGCGTGCTCGCGGAGTTCGTGAAGGCCGGCAAGGTCCGCGCGATCGGGGTGTCGAACGAAACACCGTGGGGCGTCGCGAAGTTCCTGCGCGCGGCCGAGAAGCTCGGCTTGCCGCGTGTCGCCAGCATCCAGAATCCGTACAGCCTGCTGAACCGCACATTCGAGAACGGCCTGTCGGAGTTCACGCATCGCGACGGCGTCGGGCTGCTCGCATACTCGCCGCTCGCGTTCGGCTGGCTGTCCGGCAAGTACGAGAACGGTGCGCGTCCCGCTGGCGCGCGCATCACGCTGTTCGAGCGCTTCCAGCGTTACAGCAAGCCGCAGGCCGTCGAAGCGACGTCGCGCTACGTCGCGCTCGCGAAACGGCACGGGCTGTCGCCCGCGCAGCTCGCGCTCGCGTTCGTCAACAGCCGGCCGTTCGTGCGCAGCAACCTGGTCGGCGCGACATCGCTCGCGCAACTGAAGGAGAACATCGGCAGCGTCGACGTGACACTGTCCGACGAGATCCTCGCCGAGATCGACGCGCTGCACGAACGGCAGCCGAACCCGGCGCCGTAA
- a CDS encoding MFS transporter, producing the protein MNTTTLTSQDAARPSAAKIRRIIFAASIGNALEWFDLIVYGFFAVTIAKLFFPATSEATSLLLTLGTFGLSYLIRPIGGFVLGAYADRAGRKASLLLSIGMMMAGTLLIALMPTYASIGILAPLGIMLSRLMQGFSAGGEFASSTAFLVEHAPQRRGFMSSWQFASQGLATLLASGFGALLTSTLSVAQLESWGWRVPFLFGLAIGPVGLYIRRYVDEGIEFKTQARSEAPVRELFADQKMRVLLSIGVLVISTAINYMVLYMPTYAIKQLGLPASTGFAATLATGFVLTLVTPLVGHLSDRTGRIRVMAAAAVLMLATVWPTFAWLSHHASFATMLAALIWIGLLKATYCGALPALMAELFPAQTRATGLAVSYNTGVTLFGGFAPFMITWLIGATGNRLSPALYLMGCAVLSLVALLVARTRLGMR; encoded by the coding sequence ATGAATACGACCACCCTGACCTCGCAGGACGCCGCGCGACCCAGCGCCGCGAAGATCCGGCGCATCATCTTCGCCGCGTCGATCGGCAATGCGCTCGAATGGTTCGACCTGATCGTCTACGGCTTTTTCGCGGTGACGATCGCCAAGCTGTTCTTCCCCGCGACGAGCGAGGCGACGTCGCTGCTGCTCACGCTCGGCACGTTCGGGTTGTCCTACCTGATCCGGCCGATCGGCGGTTTCGTGCTCGGCGCCTACGCGGACCGCGCGGGCCGCAAGGCGTCGCTGCTGCTGTCGATCGGGATGATGATGGCCGGCACGCTGCTGATCGCACTGATGCCGACCTATGCATCGATCGGCATCCTCGCGCCGCTCGGGATCATGCTGTCGCGGCTGATGCAGGGCTTTTCCGCCGGCGGCGAATTCGCCAGCTCAACGGCGTTCCTCGTCGAACACGCGCCGCAGCGGCGCGGCTTCATGTCGAGCTGGCAGTTCGCGAGCCAGGGCCTCGCGACGCTGCTCGCATCGGGCTTCGGTGCGCTGCTTACGTCGACGCTGAGCGTCGCGCAACTCGAAAGCTGGGGGTGGCGCGTGCCGTTCCTGTTCGGCCTCGCGATCGGCCCGGTCGGGCTCTACATCCGCCGCTACGTCGACGAGGGAATCGAGTTCAAGACGCAGGCGCGCTCCGAAGCACCCGTGCGCGAGCTGTTCGCGGACCAGAAGATGCGCGTGCTGCTGTCGATCGGCGTGCTCGTGATCTCGACCGCGATCAACTACATGGTGCTGTACATGCCAACGTATGCGATCAAGCAGCTCGGGCTGCCGGCATCGACGGGCTTCGCGGCGACGCTTGCGACCGGCTTCGTGCTGACGCTCGTCACGCCGCTCGTCGGCCACCTCTCCGATCGCACCGGGCGGATCCGCGTGATGGCGGCCGCGGCCGTGCTGATGCTCGCCACCGTCTGGCCGACGTTCGCGTGGCTCTCGCATCACGCGTCGTTTGCGACGATGCTTGCCGCGCTGATCTGGATCGGACTGTTGAAGGCGACGTACTGCGGCGCGCTGCCGGCGCTGATGGCCGAACTGTTTCCGGCGCAGACCCGCGCGACCGGCCTCGCCGTCAGCTACAACACGGGCGTCACGCTGTTCGGCGGCTTCGCGCCGTTCATGATCACGTGGCTGATCGGCGCGACCGGCAACCGGCTGTCGCCGGCGCTGTACCTGATGGGCTGCGCGGTGCTGAGTCTCGTCGCATTGCTGGTCGCGCGCACGCGGCTCGGGATGCGCTGA
- a CDS encoding M20 family metallopeptidase has protein sequence MSRTAAIQHALNQFESGAFFTTLSRRIGLRTESQDSGSGAALRAYLTDEIAPEAARLGFTSRIVENPVDGGGPFLLASRHEDDALPTVLVYGHGDVVRGYDAQWRAPLSPWTLTADGDRWYGRGSADNKGQHTINLAALASVLDARGGRLGFNAKLLIEMGEETGSPGLDAVCRQERNALAADVLIASDGPRLTAERPTVFLGSRGSVNFRLGLRARDGGHHSGNWGGLLRNPATVLANALASLVDARGAIRVAGLRPPPIPAAVRAALADLSVGGGPGDPALDADWGEPGLSAAERVFGWNTLEILAFKAGNPEHPVNAIPPVAYAHCQLRFVVGTDWEALHAHLRAHLDAHGFADIEIDVERGAPATRLPPDDPWVRWAVASLARTTGKKPAILPNLGGTLPNEVFADTLGLPTLWVPHSYPACSQHAPDEHLLASVVREGLQMMAGLFWDLGEAAPPVRRAGAAAAGAAL, from the coding sequence TTGAGCCGTACCGCCGCCATTCAGCACGCACTGAACCAGTTCGAATCGGGCGCGTTCTTCACCACCCTGAGCCGCCGCATCGGCCTGCGCACCGAAAGCCAGGACAGCGGCTCGGGCGCCGCGCTGCGCGCCTACCTGACCGACGAGATCGCGCCGGAGGCCGCGCGTCTGGGCTTCACGTCGCGGATCGTCGAGAACCCGGTCGACGGCGGCGGCCCGTTCCTGCTGGCGTCGCGCCACGAGGACGACGCGCTGCCGACCGTGCTCGTCTATGGTCATGGCGACGTCGTGCGCGGCTACGACGCGCAATGGCGCGCGCCGCTGTCGCCGTGGACGCTGACCGCCGACGGCGATCGCTGGTACGGCCGCGGCAGTGCCGACAACAAGGGCCAGCACACGATCAACCTGGCCGCGCTGGCGAGCGTGCTCGACGCGCGCGGCGGCCGGCTCGGCTTCAACGCGAAACTGCTGATCGAGATGGGCGAGGAAACGGGGTCGCCGGGCCTCGACGCAGTGTGCCGCCAGGAACGCAACGCGCTCGCCGCCGACGTGCTGATCGCGTCCGACGGGCCGCGCCTCACCGCCGAACGTCCGACCGTGTTCCTCGGCTCGCGCGGCTCCGTCAACTTCAGGCTCGGCCTGCGCGCACGCGACGGCGGCCATCACTCCGGCAACTGGGGCGGGCTGCTGCGCAACCCGGCGACCGTGCTCGCGAACGCGCTGGCTAGCCTCGTCGACGCGCGCGGTGCGATTCGCGTCGCGGGGCTGCGGCCGCCGCCGATCCCGGCGGCCGTGCGGGCCGCGCTCGCCGACCTGTCCGTCGGCGGCGGCCCCGGCGATCCGGCGCTTGACGCCGACTGGGGCGAGCCGGGCCTTTCCGCCGCCGAACGCGTGTTCGGCTGGAACACGCTCGAGATCCTCGCGTTCAAGGCCGGCAATCCCGAACATCCGGTCAATGCGATTCCGCCCGTCGCGTATGCGCACTGCCAGTTGCGTTTCGTGGTCGGCACTGACTGGGAGGCATTGCATGCGCACCTGCGCGCGCATCTCGATGCGCACGGCTTCGCCGACATCGAGATCGACGTCGAACGCGGCGCGCCGGCGACGCGCCTCCCGCCGGACGATCCGTGGGTCCGCTGGGCTGTCGCGTCGCTCGCGCGCACGACCGGCAAGAAGCCCGCGATCCTGCCGAACCTCGGCGGCACGCTGCCGAACGAAGTGTTCGCCGATACGCTGGGGCTGCCGACGCTGTGGGTGCCGCACTCGTATCCGGCATGCTCGCAGCACGCGCCCGACGAGCACCTGCTCGCGAGCGTCGTGCGCGAGGGACTGCAGATGATGGCCGGCCTCTTCTGGGATCTCGGCGAGGCCGCACCGCCTGTTCGCCGCGCGGGTGCCGCCGCAGCCGGCGCCGCCCTGTAA
- a CDS encoding LysR family transcriptional regulator, whose amino-acid sequence MAAFLHGLALRYFVEVARTGSISDASTRLHVAVSAISRQIAKLESELGAPLFERRPRGMALSEAGERLLGFAQRSLLEAEHVMKEIGGLEALHGSLLKIACSEGFAIDFLPGALAGFKARHPGVDFSVWVVSPAEATRRVRDGDADIGLTFSLAPEQGVRVEHTERAPVFALVRRDHPLAAHDSVSLADVARHPHVLPEAGTTVRQLIDIACVLDGLMLEPELTSNNTAVMYRYAQRTGAVMFTGLLSVRDRFDADGFVVVPVTNPQLRERSIQVQTMAGRDLPASVRAFRDHLIDVMSSVSSPPVAKRGPRRPGMR is encoded by the coding sequence ATGGCGGCTTTCCTGCATGGTCTTGCGCTGCGGTATTTCGTCGAAGTGGCGCGCACCGGGTCGATCAGCGACGCATCCACGAGGCTACACGTGGCCGTCTCGGCCATCAGCCGGCAGATCGCAAAGCTCGAGAGCGAGCTCGGCGCGCCGCTGTTCGAGCGCCGGCCGCGAGGGATGGCGTTGTCGGAAGCCGGTGAACGGCTGCTGGGCTTCGCGCAGCGCAGCCTGCTGGAGGCCGAGCATGTGATGAAGGAAATCGGCGGGCTGGAGGCGCTGCACGGCAGCCTGTTGAAGATCGCCTGCTCGGAGGGGTTCGCGATCGATTTCCTGCCGGGTGCGCTCGCAGGCTTCAAGGCGCGCCACCCGGGCGTCGATTTCTCGGTGTGGGTCGTGTCGCCGGCGGAGGCGACACGGCGCGTGCGCGACGGCGATGCAGACATCGGGCTGACGTTCAGCCTGGCGCCGGAGCAGGGCGTGCGCGTCGAACACACGGAGCGTGCGCCGGTATTCGCGCTCGTGCGGCGCGACCATCCGCTCGCGGCGCACGACTCGGTGTCGCTCGCCGATGTCGCGCGGCATCCGCATGTGCTGCCCGAGGCCGGCACGACGGTGCGCCAGTTGATCGACATCGCGTGCGTGCTCGACGGGCTCATGCTCGAGCCGGAGCTGACCAGCAACAACACTGCCGTGATGTATCGCTACGCGCAGCGTACCGGCGCGGTGATGTTTACGGGACTGCTATCGGTGCGGGACCGTTTCGACGCCGACGGTTTCGTCGTCGTGCCCGTCACGAATCCGCAGTTGCGCGAGCGCAGCATCCAGGTGCAGACCATGGCGGGGCGCGATCTGCCCGCGTCGGTGCGCGCGTTTCGCGACCATCTGATCGACGTGATGAGCAGCGTGTCGTCCCCGCCGGTCGCCAAGCGCGGCCCGAGACGCCCGGGCATGAGATAA
- the mnmH gene encoding tRNA 2-selenouridine(34) synthase MnmH, whose product MKNLIVTLDRAGEFDEIIDVRTPLEFAEDHIPGALNAPVLSNEERVIVGTMYRQVSPYEATRVGAAMVARNIARHLDTTFADRPRNWRPLIYCWRGGKRSGSMTTWFNLIGWQARQLDGGYKAYRRSVCATLDTLPTRFRYIALVGHTGCGKTRLLNALRDEGAQTLDLEALACHRGSLLGALPGVSQPTQKSFDSGLVGALERFDPAWPVFVESESRKIGLVQLPLALLDAFRAGPWVQVEAAHDERVAFLLEDYAHLFDEPAVFKAQLERLIGLHSREEVAAWNALIDANERTELFRTLIDKHYDPAYARTYRSSYDKPNRALTFTFRPNATDGRRQARALLDALAQSGLPASPAAGAAARADTDNNPTTTTR is encoded by the coding sequence TTGAAGAACCTGATTGTCACCCTCGATCGCGCCGGCGAGTTCGACGAGATCATCGACGTGCGTACGCCGCTCGAATTCGCCGAGGACCATATTCCCGGCGCGCTGAACGCGCCCGTGCTCAGCAACGAGGAGCGCGTGATCGTCGGCACGATGTACCGCCAGGTGTCGCCGTACGAGGCGACGCGCGTCGGCGCGGCGATGGTCGCGCGCAACATCGCGCGCCATCTCGACACGACGTTCGCCGACCGCCCGCGCAACTGGCGGCCGCTGATCTACTGCTGGCGCGGCGGCAAGCGCTCGGGGTCGATGACGACCTGGTTCAACCTGATTGGCTGGCAGGCTCGGCAGCTAGACGGCGGCTACAAGGCGTATCGCCGCTCGGTGTGCGCGACGCTCGACACGTTGCCCACCCGCTTTCGCTACATCGCGCTCGTCGGTCACACGGGCTGCGGCAAGACGCGGCTCCTGAACGCGCTGCGCGACGAAGGCGCACAGACGCTCGATCTCGAGGCGCTCGCGTGCCATCGCGGCTCGCTGCTCGGTGCGTTGCCGGGCGTGTCCCAGCCGACGCAGAAGTCGTTCGACTCCGGGCTCGTCGGCGCGCTCGAGCGTTTCGACCCCGCGTGGCCAGTGTTTGTCGAATCGGAAAGCCGCAAGATCGGGCTCGTGCAGTTGCCGCTCGCGTTGCTGGACGCGTTTCGCGCGGGGCCGTGGGTGCAGGTCGAGGCGGCGCATGACGAACGCGTCGCCTTCCTGCTCGAAGACTACGCTCATCTGTTCGATGAACCGGCGGTGTTCAAGGCTCAGCTCGAGCGACTGATTGGTTTGCACAGTCGGGAAGAGGTCGCGGCCTGGAACGCATTGATCGACGCGAACGAGCGCACCGAACTGTTCCGCACGCTGATCGACAAGCATTACGATCCCGCGTATGCGCGCACCTATCGTTCGTCGTACGACAAGCCGAACCGTGCACTCACGTTTACTTTCCGGCCGAACGCGACCGATGGGCGCCGGCAGGCGCGTGCGCTGCTCGATGCGCTCGCGCAGTCCGGGCTGCCGGCATCGCCCGCCGCCGGCGCGGCGGCGCGAGCCGATACCGACAACAACCCTACGACCACCACACGATGA